DNA from Musa acuminata AAA Group cultivar baxijiao chromosome BXJ1-5, Cavendish_Baxijiao_AAA, whole genome shotgun sequence:
TCTTCTTAAATTCGTTCACCTCTCGTGCTTTTGCCGTTGAAATCATTGAGGTGTAAACTGGAATAGCTTGTCCAATATTTGATCGATGTCGACGGAAATCTGTGTCCCTTGATCGGTTGGCTCGGCCCGTGATCGTGGTGAGATCTGTCATAGGTTTGCATGGGTGACCTTCTTCCGCTAGAAGAAGTTGGAAGTGGGAGCTCTACGGcacagcagctgcagcagcaggaGAGGAGGGGGAGGCCACAACCAGAGCAGGCCGTCGAGTGCCCCAGGTGTCAAtccaccaacaccaagttctgctactacaacaactacagcctCTCCCAACCCAGGTACTTCTGCAAAGGATGCAGAAGATACTGGACCAGAGGTGGCTCTCTAAGGAATGTTCCTGTTGGTGGTGGCTGCAGGAAGAATAGAAGGCCATcatcctctctctcctcctcctcctcctccaccgccactACCTTGGCTTCTAAGAGGCGATCACAGCAATCACTGGCCACCAACTTCAACCTACCTCTCCCTGGTGTCATCCCACCTCCACCCTCGTTTGATCCAGATGGCCTCAGCTCACCCTTCGCGAGGATCCACAATCAACAACATACCCCACGGCAATTGTTGGATGACCATGGAGCTTTCCTGCTTGGAAACCCTGCTGCCCCAGAGATTTTGAACGCCATCGCTACTCCAAACAGCTTCAGCAACATCTACTATGGGTATGGTAGCAATGCCAGTATTGAGGAGGAGGCAGCGATACCTCGTGATGGAGGATTGTGCGGTGCAACTACAACAGCAGCGACAACTGTGACTACCGCCCAGGCCTCCTGCAGCACGATGGATGAAGGTGGCAACGAGGTgtttacatgtctccaatggcagCTCCCTGGGGATGGAAACATGGATCATATGGACTTTGGAAGAGATCACCAGTGGAACGAGGTTGGTTCCACCTGGCCTGGTGAAATGGTGGATATCTAGTTATAATGCCCATGATATCCTTGGAAGCATCCTACTCTCTCATTTCATCTCTGCTATATGAATGTGAACCTTTCTTTCTCCCTTCCATTTCTTGTTTCTAATCTACTGTGAGTGTGATTGGACAATTACTACATTAAATGAGACACTGAAAAAGAGCAATGCCATGCGGCTGGTGCATACACATCGTTTCCACAGGAACAAGAGCTGATGGTGGCGTCCCCAACATATTCTATTCTCATCATGGTTGCTGCTCACTAGAATACAGTTTGTTctcatcttccttttcttcttaagTAGCGGAACCCCAAGAACCTAATCTAGGTATTGCATAAGCTAGATTCTTGGGCAATAAATCCATGTTCCTGACAACAAAATCCTAGTAAGATTTGGGGCATATTCTGTCTGCAAATGGTGTGATCTCCGACACACATCCCATGGCACGCAGGCATAAGCCCTGGCATGCAGTCCACCCCACTTGCATGTTGTCGCTCGAGCATCAGCATGCACGACCTATACTACCTCTTTCAAGCCCTACAGTAGTCGATGGGGTGCTTACTGACCCAAGAAACTTTCTCTCACTACTGGGATTCTTTGAAGGAGGAGGTGCAGCAGAGGACAGGACGAGCTCTGCGTTGTGAAAGTCACGCTTGCAAAATCTTGTTGCACTGTCCATGGCAGGTCTCATCATGACAAAGAGGAGTGGACCTAAGGTGACAAGCAAGGTTGATGAATCAGCTTTAAGAACTAGGTCTAGCTGTGACCATTGATTAATGTGGCAAAGTAGGCCGGTGGTACGTGTGGGCCAATGTGGCTATAGTTGCATAAGGATGTGATAGTTTGGTGAAGTTTTCAGACCAGGTCCAGCTCCTAATCACGAACCCTAGCAGACCTGTTAACACAAGGGAAGAAATAGATGCCtttatttatcttttaatttCCATTTAATTAGGACAATGCAGTTCCGTAGGATTCCACCTACA
Protein-coding regions in this window:
- the LOC135673264 gene encoding dof zinc finger protein DOF3.2-like isoform X2, which encodes MEVDQILKHHVGKAYTSCTHIIMIYPLFYIYIIDFVVMFNTFLKQERNWDRKIGMAFTGGSTSRLRCAGRCGAPIVHAGLSPQWLATLLRHPRVSRKAGVSSLPIVFLLCEPHLSLSLSLSLELLLRVRFLYLHQVEGKSSSSSGLLHDCVQSQWESEVAWMEISNAHHQVCMGDLLPLEEVGSGSSTAQQLQQQERRGRPQPEQAVECPRCQSTNTKFCYYNNYSLSQPRKNRRPSSSLSSSSSSTATTLASKRRSQQSLATNFNLPLPGVIPPPPSFDPDGLSSPFARIHNQQHTPRQLLDDHGAFLLGNPAAPEILNAIATPNSFSNIYYGYGSNASIEEEAAIPRDGGLCGATTTAATTVTTAQASCSTMDEGGNEVFTCLQWQLPGDGNMDHMDFGRDHQWNEVGSTWPGEMVDI
- the LOC135673264 gene encoding dof zinc finger protein DOF2.1-like isoform X1, producing the protein MEVDQILKHHVGKAYTSCTHIIMIYPLFYIYIIDFVVMFNTFLKQERNWDRKIGMAFTGGSTSRLRCAGRCGAPIVHAGLSPQWLATLLRHPRVSRKAGVSSLPIVFLLCEPHLSLSLSLSLELLLRVRFLYLHQVEGKSSSSSGLLHDCVQSQWESEVAWMEISNAHHQVCMGDLLPLEEVGSGSSTAQQLQQQERRGRPQPEQAVECPRCQSTNTKFCYYNNYSLSQPRYFCKGCRRYWTRGGSLRNVPVGGGCRKNRRPSSSLSSSSSSTATTLASKRRSQQSLATNFNLPLPGVIPPPPSFDPDGLSSPFARIHNQQHTPRQLLDDHGAFLLGNPAAPEILNAIATPNSFSNIYYGYGSNASIEEEAAIPRDGGLCGATTTAATTVTTAQASCSTMDEGGNEVFTCLQWQLPGDGNMDHMDFGRDHQWNEVGSTWPGEMVDI